CCCTTGGCCTTCAGCGCCGCGGCGACCGGATCGAGGGCGTTGCCGATCGCGGTGACGAGACGAATCGGGCCAACGTCGGCGGGCGACTTTTCCCGCGCGAGCAGCAGCAGCGCGTCGACCAGGTCCTTCATCCCGTCAGCCGCGCGCTCGATTTGCCGCACGCGCGCGCGCGACTTCGCCGAGATCGATGCGTCGTGCTCGAGCAGCTCGCAACTGGTCTTGATCACGGTGAGCGGCGTGCGCAGTTCGTGGCTGACGTTGCCGGTGAACGCCTTCTCGCGCTCGACCATCTCCGCCATGCGCCGATGGTAATCGTTGAATGCGTCGACGAGCTCCGCGACTTCCGCCTCGTCGTATTTGCCGGGATTGATCGACTCGGCCCCGCCGAGGCGCAGGGTTTTCACCTGCTGCGCGAGCCCCGCGATCTGCCTGACCAGCAGGCCCGACACCCAGAACGCGCACCAGATCGTGAGCAGCGCAAACACCCCGGTGCCCGCCATCAGCGCGTTGATCACCTGCTTGAAGCGCCGTTCGTACGCGCTGAAGTTGAAGACGCGATAGATCCGGCTCGGGCCGAACGGCACGATCGCGACGTGAATCTCCCGCCCTTCGAGAATGATCTCGTGCGTGCCGTCGGCGAGCTGCCTGACCGAGTCCGGAAGGGCGAACTGCGGGCGGTCCGCCGCCGACACGTAGCCATTCAGGCGCGGGTCGAACGGCGGCATCAGCGCCGGATCGCCTCGGTAGGAGCGCACCAGGTTGGCGAGATCGTCGTGAATCAGCGCGGTGATCAGTTTCTCTTCCTGGGCTTCCGCAAGCGTCTTCACGCCGAGCGCCTGGGCGATCAGCAGGACGATCGTCAGCCCGGAGAAAAAGAGCGCGACCTTGACGCGCAGGCTACGACGCATCGTCGTCACCCGCTACGAGTCGGTAGCCCAGCCCATGAACCGTCTCGATGAGATCCGGTTCGCCTTGCGCCGTGAGCGCTCGGCGCAGCGTGTAGACATGCGCGCGCAGCGTGTCGCTGTCCGGCAAGGCGTCGCCCCAGATCTCGGCTTCGAGCTCCGCGTGCCCGATGACCCGATTGGGTGTCTGCATCAGGATGCGCAGCAGGTGCAGGCATTTGGGCGGCATCTTGACCGCCCGCCCGGCGCGCTCGACCGTCAGCGTCTGCAGATCGAGGCGCACGTCGGCGCGGCAAAGCGCCGCCTGCGTCACTTGCCCCCGATAGCGCTTGATCAGCGCGCCGAGCCGCGCGGCGACCTCCTTCAGCGAGAACGGCTTGACCAGGTAATCGTCGGCCCCGTGGACGAAGCCCGCGAGCTTGTCGTCCAAGGTGTCTCTGGCGGTCAGCATCAGCACCGGCGTATCGCGGCGGATTTCCTCGCGCAGCTTGCGGCACAGCGTCAGTCCGTCCATGCCCGGCAGCGACAGGTCCAGAAGGATCGCATCCCACGGCTGGGTTGCCGCAAGCTGCAGTCCGGCCGGGCCGTTCGCCGCCGCGTCGACTTCGTAACCGGCGCTTTCCAGATAATCGTAAAGGTTGGCGGCGATGCCGGCGTCGTCTTCGATGACGAGTACGCGCACGATGTTCTCCCACGGTCGACAGGCTGCGTCGATTGTGCCATGCGAGCGCGGCGCGTCGGGATCGTCGAGACGGCGCTCGTCGCGCGCATCCCGGCTCAGGCGGAGCTCGACCGCTACTGGAGCGCGCTGCTCGACGGCGGCGCGCCCGACGATTGCGGATGGCTGAGAGACCGATTCGGCGTGTCGTGGCAAATCGTGCCGGACGATCTCATCGCGATGATGGCCAACCCCGACCCCGACCCCGCGAAGGCCGCGCGCGTCGCCGATGCGATGCTGCGCATGCGGAAGTTCGACGTCGCCGCGCTCAAAGCCGCCTGCGCGGGCGTGGACTGACGAGCGATTGCGCGCCGACGGGCGCGCGGGCTCCGGTGGCGAAGCCGGCCGCACGCATCCGGCGCCGGTCGAGCGCGATCGCGCGCAATGCACGCCGGACGCTCGGCGCGGCGTTCCGGTCCGCGCCGGGCGCGCCGTCGCGCCGCGCTTTCGCGACATGCCGAACGCAGCGCCCGCCCGACCCGCGCGGCCGCGCCACGCCTCACGCGCCCGTTGTCTCCGGCGCGGCGCGCCGCCGCACGCACAGCCGCGCGACGAGCATCACGACGATCCACGTCACGCCGAACGACGCGAGCATGAATCCGGTGTCGACGCTCACGCCGTCGATCAGCCGGCGCGCATAGATCGGCAGCGGCGCGCGGTACGCGTCATACGACGGCGCGATGCCCGCCGCCGCGATCGCGCACGCGATCGCGTGACGCGGGCGATCGCCGATGCGCGCGCGGGCGATGCGCGCGAACCCCCGCGCGACGATGATGAACGGCAACCCGTAGACGATCAGCAGCGGCGCCATCAGCACCGTGATGAGCAGGTACAGCAGAAACGTTTGCATGTTCATGACGGAGCTCCGCTTAGTGCGCCGAACGATCGGCGCGTGAGCCGCCGGCCTGGATGGCCGCGGTTTGAATGACGCCATCCCGATTCGATCCGGCGCGGGCGAACGCCGCGCGGCCGGCGGCGGCGCGCGCCGGCGCGCTTCGCTGCGGCGCCTCGCGCGCGGAAGCGACGTGCGGCCGCGCGACGTTCGCGGCCGCGTGCGCATTCGCGTTCGCGCGGCCGGCCGCATTCGCCGTCGCGCCGCCGCCGTGCTCGCCGTCCGGATACAGGCAGATGAACGACGCGCGCCCGCCTTCGATCCCGTACGCGGGCAGGTTCGACGAGCTCGAGCAGACCGCGCCGTCCTGCGTGAACGTCATGTCGCGCAGCCACGTGACGCGCGTCGGCAGCGGATACGTGATGAACGTCTGCGTGCTCGGCACGAAGCGGAAGATCCGGTCGGACATGTTCGACGTGATCCACACGTCGCCCGTCTTCGGATGCACGTTCAGCGCATACGGCACTTCGTATTCGTTGTGCGCGAGGAGCGGCAGCTTGAAGGTCTGGAAGCGGTGCGTGCGCGGATCGAATTTCATCAGCCCGCCGTCGTCGAACGCCGGAATCCACAGATTGCCCTGCGGATCGAAGCGCAGCCGTCGCGGGCCGCGGAGCGGCGTGTCGAATTCGGTCACCGCGAGCGTTTTCGGATCGATGCGGCCGATCTTGTTCGCATAGAGCTTCGCATACCAGATCGAGCCGTCGACCGGATTCACGTCGATTCCGTACGGGAACGGGAACGCGTCGCGGCCCTGGAACGCCCACTTGTGATGCGTGAGCGCGAGCTGCAGGTTCTGCCCCGGGAACCACGCGGCCATCTTCACGACGAGCGGAAACAGATAGTGCGACACCGCGCGCCAGAAGCCGCCGTCGGGCAGGTGGATGATCGTGAACTTCTCGGTGTTCGGATCGAAGCGCGCGACCTCGTTCGACGCGACGATCGTGAACCAGACGATGCCCGCGCGATCGATGCGGATCGTGTGCGGATACAGGTGCGAGTGGCCGATCGGATAGAGCTTGAAGCGCTTTGTCACCGGATCGAACGACGCGAGCGTCGATGACAGCGCATTCGTGATCCAGAACCGGCCGTCGGCCGCCTGCGCGAGGCTGTGCGGCCCGTGCTTGCCGCTGAACACGCCGATCGGCAACTGCACGCCGGAGAAGATGCCGCCCACGGGCAGATCGATGTCGGGCTCCTTCCACTCGGTGAGCTTGCCGGTCTTGCGGTCGAGCTCCCAGAGCTTGTCATGCCCTTCGTCGGCGCCGTACAGATGATCGTCGAAGCCGATGTCCGCGTCGTGAATGAACGTGAGGCCGTCGCCCGCGGCCCATTCCCGGATCTTCGCGGGCGCGAGCCGATCGTCGTACAGGTATTTCTCGACCGCCGTGACCGCGCGCCCATCCATCCCCTGATAGAGCGTGTGCGTGATGTCGCGCGCCTGCCGGTCCGTCAGCAGCGCCGCGTAGCCTTCCATCCGGCGCACGGTCGCGCCCCACGCGGCTTCGTCGCGCGGCGTGCGCGTGAGCGCGTTGCCGACCTGATGGCAGTAGTTGCACTGGCTGATGAACGTCGTGCGCGAGTCCTGGCTGCTCCACGGCAGCGCGGCCAGATGCGCGGACGCGGGCAGGCTCGCGGACAGCTCGTCGGCCACCGTCTGCCGCGTGAGCGAGAAATCGAGTGTCTTGCGCGCATCGGGCGCGAGCGCGAGGTCCTGCGCGGCGTCCTTGAAGTACGGCGTGCGGGCGCGCACGCGCAACTCGCCCGCGAAGTCGACGGTGATGCGGTAGCGGCCGTTGCGGTCGGTGTAGACGGTGTCGCGGCGCGCCTGCGCCGCGTCGAACACGGTGACCATCGCGCCGGCGAGCGGCGTGCCGGCCGACACGACGGTGCCCGACAGCGTGCCCGCCGCGGCGCCGAGGCTCACGGCCTGCGCGCCGATCAGCAACAGGAACGAGGCCCGTTTCAAGCGAATGTGGATCATGGGTGACGTGATGTGGGCAAACGAAATCGATGAATGGAGGCGCGCGAGCGGCGGCGCTTGCGCCGCGCGTTCGCGCGGTTTCGCTCAGGTGGCCTTGTTCGCGCCCCAGTTGCCGCCGTGGGCGGCGGCCTGCGCGGCGGGCGAGCGCGCGAGATAGTCGAGCGCGAGCTCGGTCGAGCCTTCGCCATGCGGCGTGTATGCCGGATTGAAGTAGCGCAGCGCGGCGCCGATCGTCTTCCAGAACGACGGCAGGTGTTTGCGGCGCGAACCGCGCGTCCATGCGCGCACGAACCCCGGATAGCGGCCCGCGTTCGGATCGCGCGTGTACATGAATTTCGAGCCCATCGACACGAACAGGACCAGCAGCGCGATCGCGAGCAGCATGTGGAACGCGCGTCCGAAGTAGCCGCCGCCCATGTAGCGGTGCAGGTCGAACGCGACGGTGCCGTGCTCGACCTCCTCCGCGCCATGCCAGCGCAGCAGGTCGAGCATTGCCGGATCGGCCCGCGCTTCGTCGAGCTCGCGCGCGTTCAGCACCCAGCGGCCGAGATACGCGAAGAAATGCTCGAGCGCGGCGATGATGCCGAGCTGCTGGCGCAGCCAGAAGCGCGTGCGGCCGATCTTCAGGCCGAGCGGCGCTTCGCCGAGCACCTTGCCGAAGAGCCAGGTCAGACGCCGCGTGTACGGCTGCGTGTCGACGCCGTGCCGCGCGTAGCACTGCTTGGCGACCGCGTGGTGCGAGCGCGAGTGCACGGCTTCCTGGCGCAGGAAGCCGTCGGCGTCCGCATGCAGCACGGGGTCGTCGATGAGCGGCAGCGCCTTGTTGTACACGCGGCAGAACCACAGCTCGCCTTCCGGGAACAGCAGGTTCAGCGTGTCGATGATGTGCGTGCTCGCCGGGTCGCC
The nucleotide sequence above comes from Burkholderia thailandensis E264. Encoded proteins:
- a CDS encoding sensor histidine kinase, whose product is MRRSLRVKVALFFSGLTIVLLIAQALGVKTLAEAQEEKLITALIHDDLANLVRSYRGDPALMPPFDPRLNGYVSAADRPQFALPDSVRQLADGTHEIILEGREIHVAIVPFGPSRIYRVFNFSAYERRFKQVINALMAGTGVFALLTIWCAFWVSGLLVRQIAGLAQQVKTLRLGGAESINPGKYDEAEVAELVDAFNDYHRRMAEMVEREKAFTGNVSHELRTPLTVIKTSCELLEHDASISAKSRARVRQIERAADGMKDLVDALLLLAREKSPADVGPIRLVTAIGNALDPVAAALKAKGIQPRIDVAPDLHVEANGSVLGLVLSNLVDNAVRYTGRGRIDFSFAHGWLHIEDTGRGIAPNALPHVFDRGYRANSADPAAPGFGIGLSIVKKICDRHGWAIRIDSEPDRGTRVSLRLPLASPPDVSSPRSTSASS
- a CDS encoding metal-dependent hydrolase, translated to MAVGKHHPIKARHVKFDFGETPLQWIPGDPASTHIIDTLNLLFPEGELWFCRVYNKALPLIDDPVLHADADGFLRQEAVHSRSHHAVAKQCYARHGVDTQPYTRRLTWLFGKVLGEAPLGLKIGRTRFWLRQQLGIIAALEHFFAYLGRWVLNARELDEARADPAMLDLLRWHGAEEVEHGTVAFDLHRYMGGGYFGRAFHMLLAIALLVLFVSMGSKFMYTRDPNAGRYPGFVRAWTRGSRRKHLPSFWKTIGAALRYFNPAYTPHGEGSTELALDYLARSPAAQAAAHGGNWGANKAT
- a CDS encoding carboxypeptidase regulatory-like domain-containing protein; the protein is MIHIRLKRASFLLLIGAQAVSLGAAAGTLSGTVVSAGTPLAGAMVTVFDAAQARRDTVYTDRNGRYRITVDFAGELRVRARTPYFKDAAQDLALAPDARKTLDFSLTRQTVADELSASLPASAHLAALPWSSQDSRTTFISQCNYCHQVGNALTRTPRDEAAWGATVRRMEGYAALLTDRQARDITHTLYQGMDGRAVTAVEKYLYDDRLAPAKIREWAAGDGLTFIHDADIGFDDHLYGADEGHDKLWELDRKTGKLTEWKEPDIDLPVGGIFSGVQLPIGVFSGKHGPHSLAQAADGRFWITNALSSTLASFDPVTKRFKLYPIGHSHLYPHTIRIDRAGIVWFTIVASNEVARFDPNTEKFTIIHLPDGGFWRAVSHYLFPLVVKMAAWFPGQNLQLALTHHKWAFQGRDAFPFPYGIDVNPVDGSIWYAKLYANKIGRIDPKTLAVTEFDTPLRGPRRLRFDPQGNLWIPAFDDGGLMKFDPRTHRFQTFKLPLLAHNEYEVPYALNVHPKTGDVWITSNMSDRIFRFVPSTQTFITYPLPTRVTWLRDMTFTQDGAVCSSSSNLPAYGIEGGRASFICLYPDGEHGGGATANAAGRANANAHAAANVARPHVASAREAPQRSAPARAAAGRAAFARAGSNRDGVIQTAAIQAGGSRADRSAH
- a CDS encoding response regulator transcription factor, which gives rise to MRVLVIEDDAGIAANLYDYLESAGYEVDAAANGPAGLQLAATQPWDAILLDLSLPGMDGLTLCRKLREEIRRDTPVLMLTARDTLDDKLAGFVHGADDYLVKPFSLKEVAARLGALIKRYRGQVTQAALCRADVRLDLQTLTVERAGRAVKMPPKCLHLLRILMQTPNRVIGHAELEAEIWGDALPDSDTLRAHVYTLRRALTAQGEPDLIETVHGLGYRLVAGDDDAS